One window of Erwinia aphidicola genomic DNA carries:
- a CDS encoding hemagglutinin repeat-containing protein, translating to MNKHCYRLIFSRTHGELRVVSELARSCSSEPGQHRGAGIAAENRLWVTLRRAVWLLGLAMFAAPVMASGIVADGSAAPGQRPEVIATQNGLPQVNITAPNQAGVSHNQYQQFDVDHKGAILNNSAVMTSTQMAGMIQGNPNLNPNSAPARVILNEVNSNNPSQLRGFLEVAGGKAQVIVANPAGIVCNGCGTINAGRMTLTTGKPQMNADGSLAGYQVERGVISVEGGGLNGDARHDTGYVDLLARAVKVNAGVWAKEEVSVVAGRNRISADGKSVAPLSDNGSAKPQLAIDMGQMGGMYSGSIRMIGTEAGVGVRNQNAQVQAGKTLTVSSEGRLSWQSDAQNAATQAGGDIRMAARDAVDYQGKLHGGGQLSVQSREGKLTQSGTLAAAGDVQLNAARSIASSGHLLAGSDANSQINRDASLRLESQGDIRASGSLLSKKEIDVSGRRVDISGAHVAASRARLNAREGGAALRDSAIDSKQLVINTAADIDARQAQVKAGRWDVTANNLFNQQATWSQTGTGESRFALTGRLDNSDGTIESRQLSFSAAALTNSRGSLLALDNAAQQWQVSGLLDNAGGEIGSNGDLRLDAGSLDNQNGTVKTQAALAVNTSGAVNNAGGNLLAGNALTLSAGGDVSNESGTLSGGQLTLSAAGLLANGKGEISGQSLTLTTGSLDNALGKIVAQNDVTLTSQQGLNNAGGWLEAGNGLALNAGGDWDNRGGIAQGGHQVNASALSLDNTGGRLQSGGDLSLNSSGDIVNRTGKLTAQQALSVNAGAASLFDNDDGSLQSGGALTLQGGRLNNRQSGRIYSQNALSLSLDGEWNNQGGTLTGSGSSWVRAANLLNAQGAINALDSLDMQFSGKLDNGQGRIFSQLSQTLNAQDIVNVGGWMGSQGSWHAVSGSFDNAQGSVQSQQDVQLAANWLGNAQGALQSAADLVLHVAQDIDNHGGKVSAQGLLAVQGSTADAHAGAINNAGGQWLAGEALNIAALSLNNSQNGQLYSQKLLRLKLNGELDNRGGRLQSGDALSLDAQALNNAGGTTDARQALTLRILSLLDNTGGTIRSNGDQRVTAGDINNRQGVFSSRGDIDLATAQLDNAGGTLIGQGAGTYHIARLDNQQGKVHSAASLTLDATRVNNQGGQLVAMQALRLRADALDNSAQGTLSSQASLDLQADSLNNRDGGLILGTTHAGIRARDIDNAAGRLQSAGTLTFTDVATLDNRQGRLLANGNIAINAGLSPGASPLALRNQGGRVESAGDLTLHTRTLENQRGTLLGLQSLTLSAQQDYIRTAGETVSSNGKVTFSLSGAFTNLADWLLPGELILNAASITNPAVLVGKTLQLTTGTLQNSGRIEADTMTMNVDTLDNAAALMGDDITVRARTIDNHGQPAVIAAAHRLTLQAGERLSNRDGALLYSGDSLSLHSDDLIENRASFIEADGDLAVEARRLDNLREGLEIQRDAEKSDYKWHRYNYYWRTYGSAVNPDKSTMAPTTQQLTFQDDAAAQSNRYGTLLAIDAAGKRAQVRVKDNKGQLTDLWVNYLALKPNADGSYAMTFYETRGGNQLATIPTPYQNGFHWEHDWTQVLTWDPEKHIDIDSAPFITDYNNFRERSESGTVTRDRLVSEGIGARILAGGNMLLRITGQLLNDASVITAGGNLTQDGGGSVDNRGYSVNERRQAVIVDHYDKDTHHWYPTFNRDETTALTTVDGIITGNGTVTINGASITNTTVNQAQISRLESALNAVDAERAELERNPLAFTVEGATPVVGDTTLAPLGRPLLPAELALTQLQHLGNVATAIPNNALFAQHTAPASPFLVVTDERFTNRDKFISSDYLLGRVGYDPAQVHKRLGDGFYEQRLVREQVLALTGKPSVRGEDAMAQYQQLMNNGSQVAQDFHLVPGVALTPEQIAALQQDIVWLVSETVQTADGPQTVWVPKVYLAQSTLRLTGDGAVIGGGSLQLSAGSITNAGNLFADKALTVDAGQFLHQGGDIKAGSIDVQADTLSMSSNLQDALRQATMSADDISLRGTDIGLAGAKLTATDTLSLSARNNLTITTARSSHTADLGVISGSMGNRTRGGTEAAGSRMAQVSGEWQQVLGSELNAGGNLTLNAGRDVTLTGSQLQAGGQLGVQAGGNINLLADKTTNSTHLDANSRTSSVSNSREEQRLALSALGGDQGVTLVAGNQLLAEGAQVASKEGRIGVSAQDVTIKDARTHSQDQDSENKREGKTKSHRIEQNTRETSSGSTFSGQQGVTVIGREGDVTVTGSALHSDQGAIALQAKKDVTLSTATERESSFSEERSQKKGFLKKSSSHSVAHDATTREKGTLLSGESVSVSAGNDLTVTGSAIAADRDVNLQAGHNVDIGAATETDTHYRLDEKKKSGLLGSGGIGFTIGKQSSKHEVDEKGRTQSQSVSTVGSSQGNVSITAGNQLHIGGADLVAAGDLALTGDSVAIDPGYDQRTRRETFEQKQSGLNLALSGSVGSALNTAVSTAQQARKEGDGRLNALQNTKAALSGVQAAQAWARDDALTGAADAKNAAAGLQSGDEGAAQGATNTVGVTASWGSQSSKSETRTDSRQSQGSTLNAGQNLSITAAGKNNAAQSGDIAISGSQLKAGKNLTLDAARDITLHSAQNSESTTGTNSSKGGSVGVGIGAGTGGYGISVSAGVNAGKGHENGSGLTHSETTLDAGSHLSLTSGRDTTLKGAQASGEKITVDAGRNLTLESERDSDRYNAKQQNAGAGGSFTFGSAGSASVSASRDRLKSNFDSVKEQTGLFAGKGGYDVTVKEHTQLDGAVIASTAESDKNRLDTGTLGWSDIHNQADYRATHSGGSLSTGGPVGKDLLANMAGSMLSGANNSGHAEGTTKAGVSEGALLIRDQDGQQQDVTTLNRDTDHANDGSISPIFNREKEQNRLRQAQLIGEIAGQAMDVIRTQGDIAGLKAQTDPAALAQAREQLKKDDKPFRESDVLQRAYDNAMRQYGTGSDLQKAAQAVTGALTALAGNNLAGALASGASPYLATEIKKLTTNPLTGKVDVASNAMAHAVLGAVTAQLNHQSAVAGGLGAGGGELAARYIAGQLFPGKTAEQLSESEKQQVSALSQLASGLAGGLATGDTGGAVAAAQAGKNAVENNFLSSTSSEKRDALAEKVLKGDKSLQTAQEFLQLENADTRSDALVAKFNKEPASMSSAERTELASYLRVYAAEMQTQYDEAVTKELITGMLTGQNYQQSAPQTKAQQEAQKIMNTWGYHKSNASIGDPALLFGGNMLGTTIKEGMALNAAIGAGVNTVSQLSGKDPFSYVDAIMAGVTAAATTGKGIGASAAINMGGAAVGSGIKGEDPTNSVISTGLGSVIGGSTGKAISGSLGTSVKEGTADIISNIGGSVTSEAVGNTVKGTLDEADKSVKN from the coding sequence ATGAACAAACATTGCTATCGCCTGATATTTAGCCGCACCCACGGAGAGCTGCGGGTCGTATCCGAACTGGCCCGCAGCTGCAGCAGCGAACCCGGACAGCATCGCGGTGCCGGCATCGCGGCGGAGAACCGTTTATGGGTGACCCTGCGGCGTGCGGTATGGCTGCTGGGGCTGGCAATGTTTGCCGCGCCGGTGATGGCCAGCGGCATTGTGGCCGACGGCAGCGCCGCGCCCGGCCAGCGGCCGGAGGTGATCGCCACCCAGAACGGCCTGCCGCAGGTCAATATCACCGCCCCTAACCAGGCCGGGGTGTCGCATAACCAGTATCAGCAGTTCGACGTCGATCACAAAGGCGCCATCCTCAACAACTCGGCGGTCATGACCTCCACCCAGATGGCCGGCATGATCCAGGGCAACCCCAATCTCAATCCCAATAGCGCGCCGGCGCGGGTGATCCTCAACGAAGTGAACAGCAATAATCCCAGCCAGCTGCGTGGCTTTCTGGAAGTCGCCGGCGGCAAGGCGCAGGTGATTGTGGCTAACCCTGCCGGGATTGTGTGCAACGGCTGTGGCACCATTAACGCCGGGCGCATGACGCTGACCACCGGCAAGCCGCAGATGAACGCAGACGGCAGCCTGGCGGGATACCAGGTTGAGCGCGGCGTGATAAGCGTTGAAGGGGGCGGCCTCAACGGTGACGCCCGTCATGATACCGGGTACGTCGACCTCCTCGCCCGTGCGGTAAAGGTTAACGCCGGGGTCTGGGCCAAAGAGGAAGTCTCGGTGGTCGCCGGCCGCAACCGTATCAGCGCGGATGGAAAAAGCGTGGCGCCGCTCTCAGATAACGGCAGCGCTAAGCCCCAGCTGGCGATAGACATGGGCCAGATGGGCGGCATGTACAGCGGCAGTATCCGCATGATAGGCACCGAAGCCGGGGTGGGCGTGCGCAATCAGAACGCGCAGGTTCAGGCAGGCAAAACGCTGACCGTCAGCAGTGAGGGCAGGCTCAGCTGGCAATCAGATGCGCAAAATGCGGCCACGCAGGCCGGTGGCGATATCAGGATGGCGGCCAGAGACGCCGTCGACTATCAGGGTAAGTTACACGGCGGCGGCCAACTCTCCGTACAGAGCCGCGAGGGTAAGCTGACGCAGTCAGGCACCCTCGCCGCGGCGGGTGATGTGCAGCTCAACGCCGCTCGCAGCATAGCGAGCAGCGGGCACCTTCTGGCGGGCAGCGATGCCAATAGCCAGATCAACCGCGATGCCAGCCTGCGCCTGGAAAGCCAGGGCGATATTCGCGCCAGCGGCAGCCTGCTCAGTAAAAAAGAGATTGATGTGAGCGGACGCCGGGTCGACATCAGCGGCGCGCACGTCGCGGCCAGCCGCGCCCGGCTAAACGCCCGGGAAGGCGGCGCGGCGCTGCGAGATTCAGCGATAGACAGCAAACAGTTGGTCATCAACACCGCCGCTGATATTGATGCGCGCCAGGCTCAGGTGAAGGCCGGCCGCTGGGACGTCACTGCGAACAACCTGTTCAATCAGCAGGCTACCTGGTCCCAGACGGGAACTGGTGAAAGTCGCTTCGCGCTGACGGGGCGGCTGGACAACAGTGACGGCACCATAGAAAGCCGCCAGCTCAGTTTCAGCGCGGCGGCGCTGACCAACTCGCGCGGCAGCCTGCTGGCACTCGATAATGCGGCGCAGCAGTGGCAAGTCAGTGGCCTGCTCGACAATGCGGGCGGCGAGATCGGCAGCAACGGCGACCTGCGGCTTGACGCCGGCAGTCTGGACAATCAGAACGGCACGGTAAAAACCCAGGCCGCGCTGGCGGTGAACACCTCCGGCGCGGTCAACAACGCAGGTGGTAACCTGCTGGCCGGAAACGCCCTGACGCTCAGCGCGGGCGGTGACGTCAGCAACGAGTCCGGCACCCTGAGCGGCGGCCAGCTCACCCTCAGCGCGGCGGGGCTGCTCGCGAATGGCAAGGGTGAAATCAGCGGTCAGTCGCTGACGCTGACGACCGGCAGTCTGGATAACGCCCTGGGTAAGATCGTCGCCCAAAACGATGTCACCCTGACGTCGCAGCAGGGGCTGAACAATGCCGGCGGCTGGCTTGAAGCCGGAAATGGCCTCGCGTTAAACGCCGGGGGCGACTGGGATAACCGTGGCGGTATCGCCCAGGGCGGCCATCAGGTCAACGCCAGTGCGCTGTCGCTCGACAATACTGGCGGCAGGCTGCAGTCCGGTGGTGACCTTAGCCTGAATAGTTCAGGCGATATTGTTAACCGCACCGGCAAGCTGACCGCGCAGCAGGCACTCAGTGTCAACGCAGGCGCGGCCAGCCTGTTTGACAACGACGACGGTTCGCTGCAGAGCGGCGGCGCCCTGACCCTGCAGGGCGGACGGCTGAACAACCGTCAGTCGGGGCGGATTTACAGCCAGAACGCGCTGTCACTCAGCCTTGACGGGGAATGGAACAACCAGGGCGGCACCTTGACCGGCAGCGGCAGCAGCTGGGTGCGCGCTGCAAACCTGCTGAATGCTCAGGGGGCTATCAACGCCCTCGACAGCCTGGACATGCAGTTCAGCGGAAAGCTGGATAATGGCCAGGGACGTATTTTCAGTCAGCTGTCGCAAACGCTCAACGCGCAGGACATTGTCAATGTTGGTGGCTGGATGGGCAGCCAGGGTAGCTGGCACGCCGTCAGCGGCAGCTTTGACAACGCGCAGGGCAGCGTGCAAAGCCAGCAGGATGTGCAGCTTGCAGCGAACTGGCTGGGCAATGCGCAAGGCGCCCTGCAGTCGGCGGCGGACCTGGTGCTGCACGTTGCGCAGGATATCGATAACCACGGCGGCAAGGTTTCCGCGCAGGGGCTGCTTGCCGTGCAGGGCTCGACTGCGGATGCCCACGCCGGGGCAATCAACAATGCGGGCGGCCAGTGGCTGGCGGGAGAGGCGCTGAACATTGCCGCCCTGAGCCTGAACAACAGCCAAAACGGTCAGCTGTACAGCCAGAAGCTGCTGCGCCTGAAACTGAACGGCGAACTGGACAACCGTGGCGGCAGGCTGCAGAGCGGCGACGCGCTGTCGCTTGACGCACAGGCACTGAACAATGCCGGCGGCACGACAGACGCCCGGCAGGCGCTAACGCTGCGCATCCTCAGCCTGCTTGATAATACTGGCGGGACAATACGCAGCAACGGTGACCAGCGGGTCACGGCGGGCGATATCAATAACCGACAGGGCGTATTCAGCAGCCGCGGTGACATTGACCTGGCCACGGCACAGCTGGACAACGCCGGCGGCACGCTGATCGGTCAGGGTGCAGGCACCTATCACATTGCGCGGCTTGACAACCAGCAGGGCAAGGTTCACAGCGCTGCATCGCTGACGCTTGACGCCACGCGGGTGAATAACCAGGGCGGCCAGCTCGTCGCCATGCAGGCGCTGAGGCTCAGGGCGGACGCGCTGGACAACAGCGCTCAGGGGACGCTCAGCAGCCAGGCGTCGCTTGACCTGCAAGCTGACAGCCTGAACAACCGCGACGGCGGCCTGATCCTCGGCACCACCCACGCCGGCATCCGCGCGCGCGACATCGACAACGCAGCGGGACGGCTGCAAAGTGCGGGCACCCTCACCTTCACGGATGTCGCCACACTGGATAACCGCCAGGGACGACTCCTTGCCAACGGTAATATCGCCATTAATGCCGGACTGTCGCCGGGCGCCTCACCGCTCGCCCTGCGCAATCAGGGCGGACGGGTAGAGAGTGCCGGTGACCTGACTCTGCATACGCGCACCCTGGAAAATCAGCGCGGCACCCTGCTCGGTCTGCAGTCGCTCACGCTGAGCGCGCAGCAGGATTACATCCGCACCGCGGGCGAAACCGTCAGCAGCAACGGTAAGGTGACGTTCTCTCTGAGCGGTGCCTTTACCAACCTGGCGGACTGGCTGTTGCCGGGCGAACTTATCCTTAATGCGGCCAGCATCACCAATCCGGCTGTCCTGGTGGGCAAAACACTTCAACTGACGACCGGGACCCTGCAAAACAGCGGGCGCATTGAAGCGGACACCATGACGATGAACGTCGATACCCTGGACAACGCCGCGGCGCTGATGGGCGACGATATCACCGTGCGTGCGCGCACGATTGACAACCACGGCCAGCCTGCGGTCATCGCAGCGGCCCACCGCCTGACGTTGCAGGCCGGCGAGCGCCTGAGCAACCGGGATGGCGCCCTGCTCTACAGCGGCGACAGCCTGTCGCTTCACAGCGATGACCTGATTGAGAACCGGGCGAGCTTTATCGAAGCGGACGGCGACCTGGCCGTCGAGGCCCGCCGGCTGGACAATCTGCGCGAAGGGCTGGAGATCCAGCGCGATGCAGAAAAGAGCGACTACAAGTGGCATCGCTATAACTACTACTGGCGCACCTATGGTTCGGCGGTCAACCCCGATAAAAGCACCATGGCACCGACCACCCAGCAGCTGACCTTCCAGGATGACGCGGCGGCGCAGAGCAACCGCTACGGCACCCTGCTGGCCATTGATGCGGCGGGCAAGCGCGCGCAGGTGCGCGTCAAAGACAACAAAGGCCAGCTGACCGACCTGTGGGTTAACTACCTGGCGCTTAAGCCGAATGCCGACGGCAGCTACGCGATGACGTTCTATGAAACGCGTGGGGGAAACCAGCTGGCAACCATCCCGACGCCCTATCAAAACGGCTTCCACTGGGAGCACGACTGGACGCAGGTGCTAACCTGGGACCCCGAAAAGCACATTGATATCGACAGCGCACCGTTTATTACCGATTACAACAATTTCCGCGAACGCTCAGAGAGCGGCACGGTGACCCGCGACAGGCTGGTTTCCGAAGGCATCGGCGCGCGCATTCTGGCAGGCGGCAATATGCTGCTGCGCATTACCGGGCAGTTGCTCAATGACGCCAGCGTCATCACCGCCGGTGGCAACCTGACGCAGGATGGCGGTGGCAGCGTGGACAACCGCGGTTACTCGGTCAATGAACGGCGGCAGGCAGTGATTGTCGACCATTACGACAAGGACACCCATCACTGGTATCCGACGTTCAACCGCGATGAAACCACGGCGCTAACCACCGTTGACGGCATTATTACCGGCAACGGCACGGTGACCATCAACGGCGCCAGCATTACCAACACTACGGTAAACCAGGCGCAAATCAGCCGGCTTGAGTCGGCATTAAACGCCGTAGACGCCGAACGTGCCGAACTGGAGCGCAACCCGCTGGCCTTTACGGTTGAAGGTGCTACCCCCGTGGTCGGCGACACCACGCTTGCGCCGCTGGGGCGCCCGCTGCTGCCGGCCGAGCTGGCGCTTACCCAGTTACAGCATCTGGGCAATGTGGCGACCGCCATTCCCAATAACGCCCTTTTTGCCCAGCATACGGCACCCGCCAGCCCGTTCCTGGTGGTCACCGACGAACGCTTTACCAACCGCGATAAGTTTATCAGCAGCGATTACCTGCTCGGCCGGGTGGGCTATGACCCGGCGCAGGTGCATAAACGCCTGGGCGACGGTTTTTACGAGCAGCGCCTGGTGCGTGAGCAGGTGCTGGCACTCACCGGTAAACCGTCCGTCAGGGGGGAAGATGCGATGGCGCAGTACCAGCAGCTGATGAACAACGGTAGCCAGGTCGCACAGGACTTCCACCTGGTGCCCGGCGTGGCCCTGACGCCGGAGCAGATAGCCGCGCTGCAGCAGGACATCGTCTGGCTGGTGAGCGAGACGGTGCAAACGGCCGACGGTCCGCAAACGGTGTGGGTACCGAAAGTCTACCTGGCGCAGAGCACGCTGCGCCTGACCGGGGATGGCGCGGTGATTGGCGGCGGCAGTCTGCAGCTCTCGGCCGGCAGCATCACCAACGCCGGCAACCTGTTTGCCGACAAGGCCCTGACGGTCGACGCCGGGCAGTTCCTGCATCAGGGTGGTGACATCAAGGCCGGCAGCATTGACGTGCAGGCCGACACCCTGTCGATGAGCAGCAACCTGCAGGACGCGCTGCGCCAGGCGACGATGAGTGCCGATGACATTAGCCTGCGCGGCACTGATATCGGTCTTGCGGGCGCCAAGCTGACTGCAACAGATACCCTCAGCCTGAGCGCGCGCAACAATCTGACCATTACCACCGCCAGAAGCAGCCACACGGCTGACCTCGGGGTTATCTCCGGCTCGATGGGCAACCGTACACGCGGCGGCACGGAGGCGGCCGGCTCCCGGATGGCGCAGGTCAGCGGCGAATGGCAGCAGGTGCTGGGGAGCGAGCTTAACGCCGGCGGCAATCTCACGCTCAATGCCGGGCGTGACGTGACGCTGACGGGCAGCCAGCTCCAGGCAGGCGGCCAGCTGGGCGTGCAGGCCGGGGGTAATATCAACCTCCTTGCCGATAAGACCACCAATAGCACGCACCTGGACGCCAACAGCCGGACTTCGTCAGTCAGCAACAGCCGCGAGGAACAGCGCCTGGCATTAAGCGCACTCGGCGGAGACCAGGGCGTCACCCTGGTGGCAGGTAACCAGCTGCTGGCCGAAGGCGCACAGGTTGCCAGCAAAGAGGGCCGCATCGGCGTCAGCGCGCAGGACGTGACGATTAAGGACGCACGGACCCACTCGCAGGACCAGGACAGCGAAAACAAACGCGAGGGCAAGACCAAAAGCCATCGCATCGAGCAAAACACACGCGAGACCAGCAGCGGCAGCACCTTCAGCGGTCAGCAAGGGGTCACGGTTATCGGGCGTGAAGGCGATGTCACCGTCACCGGCAGCGCCCTGCACAGTGACCAGGGCGCCATCGCCCTGCAGGCGAAAAAGGATGTGACCCTCAGTACCGCCACCGAACGCGAGTCAAGCTTCAGTGAAGAACGGTCTCAGAAAAAGGGCTTCCTGAAAAAAAGCAGCAGCCACAGCGTGGCGCATGACGCCACCACGCGCGAGAAAGGTACCCTGCTCAGCGGGGAGAGCGTCAGCGTCAGCGCCGGCAATGACCTGACGGTCACCGGGTCGGCGATTGCTGCCGACCGTGATGTGAACCTGCAGGCCGGACATAACGTTGATATCGGTGCGGCCACCGAGACCGACACCCACTACCGGTTGGATGAGAAGAAAAAGAGCGGCCTGCTGGGCAGCGGCGGCATCGGCTTTACGATTGGTAAGCAGTCGAGCAAACACGAAGTCGACGAGAAAGGCAGAACCCAGAGCCAGAGCGTCAGCACCGTCGGCAGCAGCCAGGGCAATGTCAGCATCACCGCAGGCAACCAGCTGCACATCGGCGGCGCCGACCTGGTGGCGGCCGGAGATCTGGCGCTGACCGGTGACAGCGTGGCTATCGACCCGGGCTACGACCAGCGCACCCGCCGGGAAACCTTCGAGCAGAAGCAGAGCGGGCTTAACCTGGCGCTGTCGGGCAGCGTGGGCAGCGCGCTCAACACCGCCGTCAGCACGGCTCAGCAGGCAAGAAAGGAAGGCGACGGACGCCTGAACGCGCTGCAAAACACCAAAGCGGCGCTGTCCGGCGTGCAGGCTGCACAGGCCTGGGCGCGTGACGACGCCCTGACCGGGGCGGCGGATGCGAAAAATGCCGCAGCCGGCCTGCAGTCGGGTGATGAAGGTGCCGCGCAGGGGGCCACCAACACCGTTGGCGTTACCGCCTCCTGGGGCAGCCAGTCGTCGAAGAGCGAAACCCGCACCGACAGCCGCCAGTCGCAGGGCAGCACGCTCAACGCCGGGCAAAACCTGTCGATAACGGCAGCCGGTAAGAATAACGCCGCGCAAAGCGGCGATATCGCGATATCCGGCAGTCAGCTGAAGGCGGGCAAAAACCTGACGCTCGACGCCGCGCGGGATATTACCCTGCACTCCGCGCAAAACAGCGAATCCACAACGGGCACTAACAGCAGTAAAGGCGGTAGCGTCGGCGTGGGTATCGGCGCCGGTACGGGCGGCTACGGCATCAGCGTCTCTGCCGGGGTGAACGCCGGTAAGGGGCATGAGAACGGCAGCGGCCTGACCCACAGCGAAACCACGCTCGACGCGGGCAGCCATCTCAGCCTGACCAGCGGCCGCGACACCACCCTGAAAGGGGCGCAGGCCAGCGGGGAAAAAATCACCGTTGACGCCGGGCGCAACCTGACGCTGGAAAGCGAGCGGGACAGCGACCGCTATAACGCAAAGCAGCAGAACGCCGGCGCGGGCGGCAGCTTCACCTTCGGCTCAGCCGGTTCCGCCAGCGTCAGCGCCAGCCGGGACAGGCTCAAAAGCAACTTTGACAGCGTCAAAGAGCAGACCGGGCTGTTTGCGGGCAAAGGCGGCTATGACGTCACCGTCAAAGAGCACACCCAGCTCGACGGCGCGGTAATAGCCAGCACGGCGGAGAGCGACAAGAACCGCCTCGATACCGGCACGCTGGGCTGGAGCGACATCCACAACCAGGCAGATTACCGCGCCACGCACAGCGGCGGCAGCCTCAGCACCGGCGGCCCGGTCGGCAAGGACCTGCTGGCCAATATGGCCGGAAGCATGCTGTCGGGCGCCAACAACAGCGGCCATGCAGAGGGCACGACGAAGGCCGGGGTCAGTGAAGGCGCCCTGCTCATCCGTGACCAGGACGGGCAGCAGCAGGATGTCACCACCCTGAACCGGGATACCGACCACGCCAACGACGGCAGCATCAGCCCGATATTTAACAGGGAGAAGGAGCAGAACCGGCTCAGGCAGGCGCAGCTTATCGGCGAAATCGCCGGTCAGGCGATGGACGTTATCCGCACCCAGGGCGACATCGCCGGGCTGAAGGCCCAGACCGACCCGGCGGCGCTGGCGCAGGCGCGGGAGCAGCTGAAGAAGGACGACAAACCGTTCCGCGAGTCGGACGTGCTGCAGCGCGCCTACGACAACGCGATGCGGCAGTACGGCACCGGCAGCGACCTGCAGAAGGCGGCGCAGGCGGTAACGGGCGCGCTGACGGCGCTGGCGGGCAACAACCTGGCCGGGGCGCTGGCGAGCGGCGCATCGCCGTATCTGGCGACGGAAATTAAGAAGCTGACCACTAATCCGCTGACCGGCAAGGTGGACGTGGCCAGCAACGCGATGGCGCACGCAGTGCTGGGCGCGGTCACGGCACAGCTGAACCACCAGTCGGCCGTGGCCGGCGGGCTGGGCGCCGGCGGCGGCGAACTGGCGGCGCGCTACATCGCCGGTCAGCTGTTCCCGGGCAAAACCGCAGAGCAGCTGAGCGAAAGCGAGAAACAGCAGGTCAGCGCGCTGAGCCAGCTGGCCTCAGGGCTTGCAGGCGGCCTGGCGACGGGCGATACTGGCGGTGCTGTGGCGGCCGCCCAGGCGGGTAAGAATGCGGTGGAGAATAACTTCCTGAGCAGTACCTCCTCGGAAAAACGTGATGCTTTGGCAGAGAAAGTCTTAAAAGGCGATAAATCCCTGCAAACCGCGCAAGAGTTTTTGCAACTGGAGAATGCTGATACACGCAGTGATGCATTAGTTGCTAAATTCAATAAAGAACCAGCCAGCATGAGCAGTGCAGAGCGTACAGAACTAGCCAGTTATTTGAGAGTTTATGCTGCCGAAATGCAGACTCAATATGATGAGGCCGTAACTAAGGAACTGATTACAGGGATGCTGACAGGGCAGAACTATCAACAATCAGCCCCGCAAACGAAAGCTCAACAAGAGGCCCAAAAAATCATGAATACCTGGGGCTACCATAAATCGAATGCCAGCATTGGTGACCCTGCCCTGTTGTTCGGCGGTAATATGTTGGGCACCACGATAAAAGAGGGCATGGCGCTGAATGCGGCAATTGGCGCGGGAGTTAATACGGTATCTCAGTTGTCTGGAAAAGATCCGTTCAGCTATGTTGATGCCATTATGGCCGGAGTGACCGCTGCAGCGACAACAGGAAAAGGTATCGGGGCATCGGCTGCAATTAATATGGGCGGTGCTGCTGTTGGCAGCGGGATTAAAGGTGAAGACCCGACTAATTCAGTTATCAGTACCGGATTAGGTTCCGTGATTGGTGGCAGTACTGGAAAGGCTATATCTGGATCTTTAGGAACTTCTGTAAAAGAGGGAACGGCAGATATTATTAGCAATATCGGTGGGTCCGTTACTAGTGAAGCTGTTGGAAATACTGTAAAAGGAACGCTTGATGAAGCCGATAAATCCGTTAAAAATTAA
- a CDS encoding SymE family type I addiction module toxin, producing the protein MSVPKVQRQYTVSCTGTRHPKTRSSAARYTYSSSMNLKGDWLEQAGFDTGVKIDVRVMAGCLVITARQAEPEPEIMQTLRKVCKLSARKQRQMTELIEVISKPQRQNGN; encoded by the coding sequence TTGAGCGTGCCCAAAGTGCAGCGGCAGTATACCGTCAGCTGTACCGGCACGCGCCACCCCAAAACCAGAAGCAGCGCGGCACGCTACACCTACAGCTCCAGCATGAACCTGAAGGGCGACTGGTTGGAACAGGCGGGGTTTGATACCGGGGTGAAGATTGACGTGCGGGTGATGGCGGGCTGCCTGGTGATTACGGCCCGGCAGGCAGAGCCGGAACCGGAGATTATGCAGACGCTGAGGAAGGTCTGTAAGCTATCGGCCCGCAAGCAGCGACAGATGACGGAGCTGATCGAGGTGATCAGTAAGCCACAAAGACAGAACGGTAACTGA